A region from the Candidatus Thiothrix putei genome encodes:
- a CDS encoding AAA family ATPase — protein MIEPLQHLSNQIRTQKLPDYQRFLFRQIDFSQRLIGIMGARGAGKTTLLLQYLKSVARETKVLYVIADHPLVGQHGLFTIADEFQKIGGELLIIDEIHKCQHFERDLKLIFDSYFNLKVIFTGSSATTIDNAKADLSRRAMLYRLPVLSFREFLELETGETFEAVTLDALLQHHPQLALETVSRIKPLAYLPAYLEHGAYPFYREAGSTYLPRLLNASMQVIETDIPALYPIDYDKVNALKKLMVMLCQSEPYDINVSKLCGAVELNQKTLYKYLGLLQAAGLLRLLGAKSSGVSIISKPEKLYLDNTNLFAVFCNQPKAGTLRETFFASMLSYHHTLNYPKSGDFLVDGQYVFEVGGKSKTKKQIKDETAAWVVADGLEVGVEGKIPLWLFGFLY, from the coding sequence ATGATTGAGCCGCTACAACACCTTTCCAATCAAATCAGGACGCAAAAGCTACCGGATTACCAGCGTTTCCTGTTCCGGCAAATCGACTTTTCGCAACGCTTGATCGGTATTATGGGCGCACGCGGGGCGGGTAAAACCACTTTGCTGCTGCAATACCTCAAATCCGTGGCGCGGGAAACCAAGGTGCTGTATGTCATTGCTGATCACCCCTTGGTTGGGCAGCACGGGCTGTTTACCATTGCCGATGAATTCCAGAAAATCGGCGGTGAATTGCTCATCATCGACGAAATCCACAAATGCCAACACTTCGAGCGCGACCTGAAGCTGATTTTCGACAGCTATTTCAATCTCAAAGTCATTTTCACGGGTTCATCAGCAACCACCATTGATAATGCCAAGGCGGATTTGAGCCGTCGGGCGATGCTATACCGTTTGCCAGTGTTGTCATTCCGCGAGTTTCTGGAGTTGGAAACGGGCGAAACCTTTGAGGCGGTGACGCTGGATGCCCTGCTCCAACACCATCCGCAATTGGCGCTGGAAACCGTCAGCCGCATCAAACCCTTGGCGTATTTGCCCGCGTATCTGGAACACGGTGCTTACCCGTTTTACCGCGAGGCGGGTTCAACCTATTTGCCGCGCTTGCTGAATGCGTCGATGCAGGTGATCGAGACTGACATCCCCGCGCTTTACCCGATTGACTACGACAAAGTGAATGCGCTGAAAAAGCTGATGGTGATGTTGTGCCAAAGCGAGCCTTACGACATTAATGTGTCCAAGCTGTGCGGCGCGGTGGAGCTGAACCAGAAAACCCTCTACAAATATTTGGGTTTATTGCAGGCGGCGGGGTTGTTGCGCTTATTGGGGGCGAAATCCAGCGGGGTCAGCATTATTTCCAAGCCGGAAAAGCTGTATCTGGATAACACCAACCTGTTTGCCGTGTTTTGCAACCAGCCCAAAGCGGGGACGCTGCGCGAGACGTTTTTTGCTTCAATGCTGTCTTACCACCACACTTTGAACTATCCCAAAAGTGGGGATTTTCTGGTGGATGGGCAGTATGTGTTTGAGGTTGGCGGCAAGTCCAAAACGAAGAAGCAGATTAAGGATGAAACGGCGGCGTGGGTGGTGGCGGATGGGCTGGAAGTTGGGGTGGAGGGGAAGATTCCGCTGTGGTTGTTTGGGTTTTTGTATTGA
- a CDS encoding MgtC/SapB family protein, with protein MSANPIIFYHLAIALGIGLLIGVERGWQQRDASEGKRVAGVRTYGLLGLLGGCTALLGAQLGAVAIGLIFVGVALALALTYGVNLRENHGKDVSITSLVAGLLVFVFGLLAVGGREEEAVAAGVVTMALLAYKPQLHRWVQALEESELRAATKLLLMSAVILPILPHQGFGPWQALNPYELWWMVVLIAAISFIGYFALKLGGARKGALLTGLLGGLVSSTALTLNFSRLARQEVALAPVLATGILLACGTMFPRMLLVASLINPLIFDLLWLPVVLMAVLTYVPALLYWFTGKGQQAEPRVHLSNPLELRTAFLFGVLLAVIMLLGKALQDWVGAMGVLLLAAASGVADVDAITLSLSRMSLNGLTASTAVFGIVLAAAVNSLVKAGMALSIGGWGVGLRVGIPLFLAAATGMTVAWYQWAVAV; from the coding sequence ATGAGCGCCAATCCGATTATTTTTTATCACCTTGCGATTGCCTTGGGCATTGGTTTGCTGATTGGGGTGGAGCGTGGTTGGCAACAGCGTGATGCCAGTGAGGGCAAGCGTGTTGCTGGGGTACGTACTTACGGTTTGCTGGGGTTGTTGGGTGGTTGTACCGCATTGCTAGGGGCGCAATTGGGGGCGGTAGCGATTGGTTTAATCTTTGTTGGCGTTGCACTGGCCTTGGCGCTTACCTACGGCGTTAATTTGCGTGAAAATCACGGTAAAGATGTCAGTATCACCAGTCTGGTGGCGGGTTTGCTGGTGTTTGTGTTTGGGCTACTGGCGGTGGGCGGTAGGGAAGAAGAGGCGGTTGCGGCAGGTGTCGTGACCATGGCACTGTTAGCGTACAAGCCGCAATTGCACCGCTGGGTGCAGGCGCTGGAAGAAAGTGAGTTGCGGGCAGCCACTAAACTGTTGTTAATGTCGGCGGTGATTTTGCCAATTTTGCCGCATCAAGGCTTTGGGCCTTGGCAGGCGTTAAACCCTTATGAGCTGTGGTGGATGGTGGTGTTGATTGCCGCCATTTCCTTCATCGGTTACTTTGCGCTGAAATTGGGGGGGGCACGCAAGGGGGCATTGCTGACGGGTTTACTCGGTGGGTTAGTGTCATCGACGGCTTTAACCTTGAATTTTTCACGGCTGGCAAGGCAAGAGGTTGCATTAGCGCCGGTCTTAGCAACGGGGATTTTGCTGGCTTGTGGCACGATGTTTCCGCGCATGTTGTTAGTGGCGAGCCTGATTAACCCTCTGATATTTGATTTATTGTGGTTGCCGGTTGTGTTGATGGCGGTGCTGACCTATGTGCCTGCCTTGCTGTATTGGTTCACGGGGAAAGGTCAACAGGCTGAACCACGGGTGCATTTGAGTAATCCGTTGGAATTGCGCACGGCTTTTCTGTTTGGGGTATTGTTGGCAGTGATCATGTTGTTGGGCAAGGCACTGCAAGATTGGGTCGGGGCAATGGGCGTGCTGCTATTGGCTGCCGCATCAGGGGTGGCGGATGTGGATGCGATCACCTTGTCATTGTCACGTATGAGTTTAAACGGTTTAACTGCGTCCACTGCTGTGTTTGGGATTGTGTTGGCTGCGGCAGTTAATTCTTTGGTGAAAGCGGGGATGGCTCTCAGTATTGGAGGATGGGGTGTGGGTTTACGGGTAGGTATTCCGCTGTTCTTGGCTGCCGCCACAGGGATGACGGTGGCTTGGTATCAGTGGGCAGTTGCGGTATAG
- a CDS encoding phosphate acyltransferase has protein sequence MMVILIKIGILGIVDEYVHLFKGVTPMYSRRVMTARTTQIAAVMVRCGDADAMICGVEGNFISHLHYVRDMIGARPGLTDVAAVTMLILKQGTYFLTDTHVSEDPTAEQLADIPYSVKT, from the coding sequence ATGATGGTTATACTCATCAAAATAGGGATTCTTGGGATTGTTGATGAATATGTACATCTTTTCAAGGGTGTTACGCCCATGTATAGCCGTCGGGTGATGACGGCACGTACCACGCAAATTGCAGCGGTGATGGTACGTTGTGGCGATGCTGACGCGATGATTTGCGGGGTGGAAGGTAACTTCATTTCGCACCTGCATTACGTGCGCGACATGATCGGGGCGCGTCCCGGTTTGACGGATGTGGCGGCTGTCACCATGCTGATTCTGAAGCAGGGGACGTATTTCCTCACCGATACGCACGTCAGCGAAGATCCAACGGCGGAACAGCTTGCGGATATACCTTACAGCGTCAAGACCTGA
- a CDS encoding tetratricopeptide repeat protein codes for MKATAFFLPLLLSSSLVLADQDSSIRAKKVEMTADDQATAIIQTGDGKIIGKTGDFIKELRPSKSGDNRNSSISAGENLTIKATGKGVVIVQTGNGTIVYQANKEAVKKLGVAEKSLASFFAILQVEDVPLQDWDKKLAEIAENYKNLKEELAAIKTTDEDFIALKAEAEEAIEAGQYQKAKSLLGAAKKLAMSGKTEDRLITAAEIAASEGGLANIQLQYEEAGESYEDAANKMAALGDKHYAKWSEYLNWAGIAFQSAGQYKTALPLYEKALALREKYLPVNHSDVAQSLNNLAGLHQTKGQYEQALPLLERAISIGEKALGNNHPSVATSLNNLASLYQLKDQYEQALPLHKRALSIREKALGNNHPDVAQSLNNLAELYHATVQYEQALPLHKRALSIREKTLGNNHPDVAVSLNNLALLYQAKGQYDQALLLHKRALSILEKSFGNDHPNVATSLNNLAMLYKTKGEYEQALPLLKRTVSIDERTLGNDHPDVATSLNNLALLYEAKGQYEQALPLYERALGIWEKVFGDDHSETKTGRKNYEALLEKMK; via the coding sequence ATGAAAGCAACAGCCTTTTTCCTCCCGTTGTTACTCAGCAGTTCGCTGGTTTTGGCGGATCAGGATTCCAGCATCCGTGCCAAAAAAGTCGAAATGACGGCTGATGATCAAGCCACGGCGATCATCCAGACAGGTGACGGCAAGATCATTGGCAAAACGGGCGACTTCATCAAGGAACTGCGTCCCTCAAAATCGGGTGACAACCGTAACAGCAGCATTTCTGCGGGAGAAAACCTGACCATCAAGGCAACGGGCAAAGGCGTGGTCATTGTCCAAACGGGCAACGGCACTATCGTTTACCAAGCCAATAAAGAAGCTGTAAAGAAACTGGGTGTTGCGGAAAAATCTCTGGCTTCATTCTTCGCCATCCTGCAAGTCGAAGACGTGCCGCTGCAAGACTGGGATAAGAAACTCGCAGAAATCGCCGAAAACTACAAGAATTTAAAAGAAGAACTCGCTGCTATCAAAACCACAGATGAAGATTTTATCGCTCTGAAAGCCGAAGCGGAAGAAGCTATTGAGGCAGGTCAATACCAGAAAGCCAAATCATTATTAGGCGCAGCTAAAAAGCTGGCAATGTCTGGAAAAACGGAAGACCGACTAATCACAGCAGCCGAAATTGCAGCATCTGAAGGAGGATTGGCAAACATCCAATTGCAATACGAAGAGGCAGGTGAAAGTTACGAAGACGCTGCCAACAAAATGGCGGCGTTGGGTGATAAACATTATGCGAAGTGGAGCGAGTACCTGAATTGGGCTGGTATAGCTTTCCAGAGTGCTGGGCAATACAAGACAGCACTGCCTCTGTATGAAAAAGCACTCGCCCTGCGAGAAAAATACTTGCCTGTTAACCACTCAGATGTTGCACAATCGCTCAACAATCTTGCGGGTTTGCACCAAACTAAGGGTCAGTACGAGCAGGCACTGCCACTGCTTGAACGCGCCATAAGCATTGGGGAAAAAGCCCTCGGCAATAACCACCCATCTGTTGCCACCTCGCTCAACAATCTTGCGAGCTTGTATCAACTCAAGGATCAGTACGAGCAAGCATTGCCGCTGCATAAACGTGCTTTAAGCATTAGGGAAAAAGCCCTCGGCAATAATCACCCAGATGTTGCCCAATCACTCAACAATCTTGCTGAATTGTACCACGCCACGGTTCAGTATGAACAAGCACTGCCGCTGCATAAACGTGCTTTAAGTATTAGGGAAAAAACCCTCGGCAATAATCACCCAGATGTTGCCGTCTCGCTCAATAATCTAGCACTCCTGTATCAAGCCAAGGGTCAGTACGATCAAGCACTGCTTCTGCATAAACGTGCCTTAAGCATTCTGGAAAAATCTTTTGGCAACGACCACCCGAATGTTGCCACCTCACTCAACAATCTCGCCATGTTGTACAAAACCAAGGGGGAGTACGAGCAAGCACTGCCGCTGCTTAAGCGTACCGTAAGCATTGATGAAAGAACCCTCGGCAACGACCATCCAGATGTTGCCACCTCGCTCAACAATCTGGCACTCTTGTACGAAGCCAAGGGGCAGTACGAGCAGGCACTACCGCTGTATGAGCGTGCCCTAGGCATTTGGGAAAAAGTATTCGGCGACGACCACTCGGAGACCAAAACCGGGCGGAAAAACTATGAGGCGTTGTTGGAAAAGATGAAATAG
- a CDS encoding DUF1343 domain-containing protein, giving the protein MQFGLDRFLNDASLRAPLHGKRVALLAHPASVTADLTHSLDALAALPDIHLSAAFGPQHGIKGDKQDNMMESPDFIDPQHGIPIFSLYGEVRRPTAAMMDTFDVLLVDLQDLGCRIYTFITTLRYVLEAAEQHGKSVWVLDRPNPAGRPVEGLTLRTGWESFVGAGAMPMRHGLTMGELGLWFIRELKLNLEYRVIGMEGWQPERANGYGWPLGEREWINPSPNAPNLSMARCYAGTVMLEGTTLSEGRGTTRPLELFGAPDLDTRAIIRTMQTLAPHWLHGCRLRECWFEPTFHKHAGKLCAGVQIHVEAPHYDHAAFRPWRVQALAFKAIRQLYPDYPLWRDFPYEYEFGKLAIDVINGSPLLREWVDAPQATPADLDVLTWPDEQAWLKQREPFLLY; this is encoded by the coding sequence ATGCAATTTGGCCTTGACCGCTTTCTAAACGATGCCAGCCTGCGTGCGCCCTTGCACGGCAAACGGGTTGCTCTACTCGCGCACCCTGCCTCCGTCACCGCCGACTTGACCCATTCGCTGGATGCACTCGCCGCTTTACCGGACATTCACCTCAGCGCCGCGTTCGGTCCGCAACACGGCATTAAAGGCGACAAGCAAGACAATATGATGGAATCGCCCGACTTCATCGACCCGCAACACGGCATTCCGATTTTCAGCCTGTACGGGGAAGTACGCCGCCCTACCGCCGCGATGATGGATACCTTTGACGTCTTGCTGGTGGATTTGCAGGATTTAGGTTGCCGTATTTACACTTTCATCACCACCCTGCGCTATGTGTTGGAAGCCGCCGAACAACACGGCAAAAGCGTATGGGTACTCGACCGCCCCAACCCTGCCGGTCGCCCCGTCGAAGGCTTAACCTTACGCACGGGCTGGGAAAGTTTCGTCGGCGCAGGCGCAATGCCGATGCGTCACGGCTTAACGATGGGCGAACTGGGTTTATGGTTTATCCGCGAACTCAAGCTCAATCTCGAATACCGCGTGATCGGCATGGAAGGCTGGCAACCAGAACGGGCAAACGGCTACGGCTGGCCACTGGGTGAGCGTGAATGGATCAACCCCAGCCCCAATGCCCCGAACTTATCAATGGCACGTTGCTACGCCGGAACCGTCATGCTGGAAGGCACAACTCTCTCGGAAGGACGCGGTACGACCCGCCCGCTGGAACTGTTCGGCGCACCCGACCTTGACACTCGCGCCATTATTCGCACCATGCAAACCCTTGCACCGCACTGGCTGCACGGCTGTCGCTTGCGTGAATGCTGGTTTGAACCCACCTTCCACAAACACGCGGGCAAACTGTGTGCGGGGGTGCAAATCCACGTCGAAGCGCCGCATTACGACCACGCCGCGTTCCGCCCTTGGCGCGTGCAAGCCTTGGCGTTCAAAGCGATTCGCCAGTTGTACCCCGATTATCCGCTGTGGCGGGATTTCCCCTACGAATATGAATTCGGCAAACTCGCGATTGATGTGATCAACGGTTCACCACTGTTACGCGAATGGGTGGATGCCCCGCAAGCCACCCCAGCGGATTTGGATGTATTAACCTGGCCTGACGAACAGGCGTGGCTCAAACAGCGTGAACCCTTCCTGCTGTACTAA
- a CDS encoding phosphate acyltransferase encodes MAAELVAGFGFEPKAALLSHSNFGSRMNVHSAKMRRTLEILREKHPDLRVEGEMHADAALSQEIRDRLFKGAAFEGEANLLVCPDLNSANIAYNMTKMLADGLPVGPMLVGTNYPVHILTESTTVRGIVNMAAFASVEAMNRKV; translated from the coding sequence TTGGCAGCGGAACTGGTGGCAGGTTTTGGGTTTGAACCGAAAGCCGCGTTGCTGTCGCATTCCAACTTTGGCAGCCGCATGAATGTGCATTCCGCCAAAATGCGCCGCACGCTGGAAATCTTGCGTGAGAAGCATCCTGATTTGCGGGTGGAAGGTGAAATGCACGCAGATGCAGCCCTGTCACAAGAAATCCGTGACCGTTTGTTTAAGGGGGCGGCGTTTGAGGGTGAAGCCAATTTGCTGGTGTGCCCTGATCTGAATTCGGCGAATATCGCTTACAACATGACCAAGATGTTGGCAGATGGCTTGCCAGTGGGGCCAATGTTGGTGGGGACGAATTACCCTGTGCATATCCTGACTGAAAGTACCACCGTGCGCGGCATTGTGAACATGGCGGCGTTTGCCAGCGTGGAAGCGATGAACCGCAAAGTATAA
- the rtcR gene encoding RNA repair transcriptional activator RtcR yields MKTTVIGILGSRLDHQGLGKRRHSRWRPSVSILMHPDFPVDEFILIHHSDEAALAAVTLRDMRDLAPHARITPYVVDYENPWDFEQVYNQLHEFTRQQRFDPEQHRYYVHITTGSHVAQICLFLLTEANYIPGKLLQTSPSAEGVQGTYQIIDLDLSRYDQIASRFEREAQAGIAYLKGGIDTRNLAFNALIAQLEQVSIRSAAPILLTGATGVGKSRLAKRIYALKKQRGQVSGKLVEVNCATLRGDNAMSALFGHVKGAFTGALTARSGLLREADKGLLFLDEIGELGLDEQAMLLRAIEDKVFIPFGSDKETSSDFQLIAGTNRDLFQRVRDGKFREDLLARINLWTYELPGLRHRLEDLEANIEYELQHFTRKVGHKVSFNKAAREQYLAFAQTPAATWRANFRDLNSSITRMATLANGGRITEESVTEEIRRLRYDWGSFQSVTGNNDPDAMLREVLAEEVLANIDHFDRVQLAEVIRVCRESKSLADAGRTLFNISRTQRASANDSHRLRVYLQKYGLTFGELQ; encoded by the coding sequence ATGAAAACTACAGTCATCGGCATCCTCGGCTCACGCCTTGACCACCAAGGCTTAGGCAAACGTCGCCACTCGCGCTGGCGACCGTCGGTCAGCATCCTCATGCACCCCGATTTTCCGGTGGATGAATTCATCCTCATCCACCATAGTGACGAAGCCGCACTTGCCGCCGTCACCCTGCGTGACATGCGCGACCTTGCGCCGCACGCCCGCATCACCCCCTACGTAGTCGACTACGAAAACCCGTGGGACTTCGAGCAAGTCTACAACCAGCTCCACGAATTCACCCGCCAGCAACGTTTCGACCCAGAGCAACACCGCTACTACGTGCACATCACCACCGGTTCACATGTTGCGCAAATCTGCCTGTTCCTGCTTACCGAAGCCAATTACATCCCCGGCAAGTTGTTACAAACCTCGCCGAGTGCGGAAGGCGTGCAGGGCACGTATCAAATCATCGATCTCGATCTGTCGCGCTACGACCAGATTGCCAGTCGCTTCGAGCGCGAAGCCCAAGCAGGCATCGCCTACCTGAAAGGCGGCATCGACACCCGCAATCTCGCCTTCAACGCCCTGATTGCACAACTCGAACAAGTCTCCATCCGCTCCGCCGCGCCCATTTTGCTCACGGGCGCTACCGGTGTCGGCAAATCGCGCCTCGCCAAACGCATTTACGCGCTGAAAAAACAACGCGGGCAAGTCAGCGGCAAACTGGTGGAAGTCAACTGCGCCACCTTGCGCGGCGACAATGCCATGTCCGCGCTGTTCGGGCATGTCAAAGGCGCGTTCACCGGCGCACTCACCGCCCGCAGCGGCTTGCTGCGTGAAGCCGACAAGGGCTTGCTGTTTCTGGATGAAATCGGCGAACTGGGGCTGGACGAACAAGCGATGTTACTCCGCGCCATCGAAGACAAAGTGTTCATCCCCTTCGGCAGCGACAAGGAAACCAGCAGCGATTTCCAACTGATTGCCGGAACCAACCGCGACCTGTTCCAGCGCGTGCGCGATGGCAAATTCCGCGAAGACTTGCTGGCTCGCATCAATTTGTGGACGTATGAATTACCCGGTTTACGCCACCGCCTCGAAGATTTGGAGGCGAATATCGAATACGAATTACAGCACTTCACCCGCAAAGTCGGGCATAAAGTCAGCTTCAACAAAGCGGCACGGGAACAATACCTCGCGTTTGCACAAACCCCGGCAGCAACCTGGCGGGCGAATTTCCGCGACCTCAATTCCAGCATCACGCGCATGGCAACGCTGGCAAATGGTGGGCGAATTACGGAGGAAAGCGTGACGGAGGAAATCCGCCGCTTGCGTTACGACTGGGGCAGTTTCCAAAGCGTGACGGGCAATAACGATCCTGATGCGATGTTGCGCGAAGTATTGGCAGAGGAGGTACTTGCCAATATCGACCACTTTGACCGCGTGCAATTGGCGGAAGTCATCCGCGTATGCCGCGAATCGAAAAGTCTGGCGGATGCCGGACGCACCCTATTCAATATCAGCCGCACGCAACGTGCCAGCGCGAATGATTCGCACCGGCTGCGGGTGTATTTGCAAAAATACGGGCTAACGTTTGGTGAATTGCAGTAA
- a CDS encoding helix-turn-helix transcriptional regulator, which yields MLAAIGETIRSARKARGWSQQQLADLCHLDRTTIGALERNDFNDLGIRKVERVLMVLGKTLTTKDVGLPTPDDLKAQQYG from the coding sequence ATGTTAGCAGCCATCGGTGAAACCATCCGCTCCGCCCGCAAAGCACGCGGCTGGAGCCAGCAACAACTTGCCGACCTGTGCCATCTCGACCGCACCACCATCGGCGCACTCGAACGCAACGATTTCAACGACCTTGGCATCCGCAAAGTCGAGCGGGTATTAATGGTGCTAGGCAAAACCCTCACCACCAAAGATGTCGGTTTGCCCACGCCTGACGATTTGAAGGCACAACAATATGGCTGA
- a CDS encoding DOMON-like domain-containing protein — MNSPELPTVLSLHCHPSTPCPAVDALQVQVTPSASGLHLRYILNGTLAALNIPRPQAPTATDGLWEHTCFETFIRVLGENRYHEFNFSPSSQWAAYAFSAYRERLAWQAQQPPVISTAVHGNEFVLETLLASADLPDNSTQQPWQLGITAVLETTSGEKSYWALQHPATRPDFHHNDGFVHAIWP; from the coding sequence TTGAATTCGCCTGAGTTACCCACCGTGCTAAGCCTGCATTGCCACCCCAGCACCCCCTGCCCTGCGGTCGATGCCTTGCAGGTGCAAGTAACACCCAGCGCAAGCGGTTTACACCTGCGTTACATACTCAACGGCACACTCGCAGCCCTCAACATTCCCCGCCCGCAAGCCCCGACCGCCACCGATGGCTTGTGGGAACACACCTGCTTTGAAACATTCATTCGCGTGTTGGGTGAAAACCGTTATCATGAGTTCAACTTTTCGCCTTCGAGCCAATGGGCAGCGTATGCATTCAGTGCTTATCGGGAACGGCTGGCATGGCAAGCACAACAGCCGCCCGTGATCAGTACCGCAGTACACGGCAATGAATTCGTGTTGGAAACCTTGCTTGCCAGCGCTGATTTACCCGACAATAGCACCCAACAGCCGTGGCAACTGGGGATAACGGCGGTGCTGGAAACCACCAGCGGCGAAAAATCCTACTGGGCATTGCAGCATCCCGCCACACGCCCGGACTTCCACCATAATGACGGATTTGTACATGCAATTTGGCCTTGA
- a CDS encoding AAA family ATPase: MFHRQAVTDIIRWYQQPQRKPLVIRGARQVGKTTAVRLAGAQLGIPVIEINLERHAELETLFRRYQLDELLFNFALITGEQITPDKPMILFLDEAQATPAAYACLRYFWEDMPNLAVILTGSLLDQVLNDCQLPSPVGRIEPYFMGALRFDEFLQAIGADKELRALDMLNASNMHLIPDSLHEKLLGLVRRYTLTGGMPHCVQLGLDTGFSHADILKYQTSLLQTYRDDFAKYRGSQTALTLNTFFNGILGQVGQQFSHKQANELATTSSGDNRQLNTAIEHFLAARLFYRVLHSQADAVPLGAETKIRISKFLFIDIGLLLAAQGIPAQSILQAPLEMAGRGTLAEQFVGQQLLYAKPAYINPELYYWQPPKAEGQAEVDFLYTHGNEIIPVEVKAGSSGTIKSLQSFVVKKQSERAVRISSAKPSVDKLEAKSNGQSRSFQLLNIPFYLVNRLDALLGSTTGNAP; the protein is encoded by the coding sequence ATGTTCCATCGTCAAGCCGTCACCGACATTATCCGCTGGTATCAGCAACCCCAACGCAAGCCGCTGGTGATTCGTGGTGCACGCCAAGTGGGGAAAACCACCGCCGTGCGTCTAGCAGGCGCACAACTCGGCATTCCCGTCATTGAAATCAACCTCGAACGCCATGCCGAACTCGAAACCCTGTTCCGGCGCTACCAACTCGATGAACTGCTATTCAATTTCGCCCTGATCACCGGGGAACAAATAACCCCCGACAAACCCATGATCCTGTTTCTGGACGAAGCGCAAGCCACCCCCGCAGCCTACGCCTGCCTGCGCTATTTCTGGGAAGACATGCCCAATCTCGCGGTCATCCTCACCGGCTCATTACTCGATCAAGTGTTGAATGACTGCCAGCTACCCAGCCCGGTAGGGCGTATCGAGCCGTATTTCATGGGCGCATTGCGTTTCGACGAGTTTCTGCAAGCCATCGGTGCAGACAAGGAATTGCGGGCGCTGGACATGCTCAATGCCAGCAATATGCACCTGATTCCCGACAGCCTGCACGAAAAACTGCTGGGGCTGGTACGGCGTTACACCCTCACGGGCGGAATGCCGCATTGCGTGCAATTGGGGTTGGATACGGGCTTCAGCCATGCCGACATCCTCAAATACCAAACTTCATTGCTGCAAACTTATCGGGATGATTTTGCCAAATACCGGGGTTCACAAACCGCGCTGACGTTGAACACTTTTTTCAATGGCATTCTAGGGCAGGTCGGGCAACAGTTTTCCCACAAACAAGCCAATGAACTCGCCACCACCAGTAGCGGAGACAACCGCCAGTTGAATACCGCCATTGAACATTTCCTTGCCGCTCGCTTGTTTTACCGCGTGCTGCACAGCCAGGCGGATGCCGTGCCATTAGGTGCAGAAACCAAAATTCGCATCAGCAAATTTCTGTTTATCGACATCGGCTTATTGCTGGCAGCACAAGGCATTCCAGCCCAAAGCATCCTGCAAGCCCCGCTGGAAATGGCAGGGCGTGGCACGCTGGCAGAACAATTCGTCGGGCAGCAATTACTGTATGCCAAACCCGCTTACATCAACCCGGAACTGTATTACTGGCAACCGCCCAAAGCCGAAGGTCAGGCAGAAGTCGATTTCCTCTACACCCACGGCAACGAAATTATTCCGGTGGAAGTGAAGGCTGGCAGCAGCGGTACAATCAAATCGCTGCAATCATTTGTGGTTAAGAAGCAATCTGAACGAGCGGTACGCATCAGTTCAGCCAAACCCTCGGTCGATAAGCTAGAAGCCAAATCCAATGGGCAAAGCCGCTCGTTCCAATTGTTGAATATCCCGTTTTATCTGGTGAATCGCTTGGATGCTTTGCTCGGCTCAACAACAGGAAACGCGCCATGA
- a CDS encoding DUF433 domain-containing protein — MNLNNRITIDPAICHGKPTIRGLRYPVEIMMELFSSGMSIEEILDDYEDLERADLLAVLAYATLH; from the coding sequence ATGAACCTAAACAACCGCATCACTATCGACCCTGCTATCTGCCACGGCAAACCCACCATCCGTGGCTTGCGTTACCCTGTTGAAATCATGATGGAATTATTCAGTTCTGGCATGAGCATCGAAGAAATTCTTGATGATTATGAAGACCTAGAACGGGCAGACCTGTTAGCGGTACTGGCTTACGCCACCCTCCACTAA